In a genomic window of Syntrophorhabdaceae bacterium:
- a CDS encoding AAA family ATPase, with protein MKVRNFFNEVPPSPEFVLPGFPTGSVGLLTGAPGSGKTLFAIELCCAVAGGMQEEGNLLGLPVDSRGKACYLNAEDSDGELHRMVHAIGALFAPETRKSIIRDFILDAGMGETQDILDDKSRETIIETCRNSRLIVFDTLSRFHALDESNTNNTARLMGALDRIAVETGAAVLCLDRPNPASLLAERIRWRAKLRLMEEEESRSFCENPEGGSGLDRARDKIQPHRYFTELWITDRFFSNLGTVNWFRIADGGVLRPAHLYSTDGE; from the coding sequence GTGAAGGTACGTAATTTCTTCAATGAAGTACCCCCGTCTCCTGAATTCGTTCTCCCCGGATTTCCCACCGGCTCGGTCGGACTGCTCACGGGCGCCCCGGGTTCCGGCAAGACATTGTTCGCAATTGAGTTATGCTGTGCCGTAGCGGGCGGTATGCAGGAGGAGGGAAATCTCCTCGGCCTTCCGGTCGATTCCAGGGGCAAGGCATGTTATCTCAATGCTGAGGACTCTGACGGGGAGCTTCATCGGATGGTCCATGCCATAGGCGCCCTTTTTGCTCCTGAAACCCGTAAATCCATAATCAGAGATTTTATTTTGGACGCGGGGATGGGCGAGACACAGGATATTCTCGATGATAAGAGCCGGGAGACTATCATAGAAACCTGCAGGAATTCGAGGCTGATCGTCTTCGACACCTTAAGCAGATTTCATGCCCTCGATGAATCGAATACGAATAATACGGCCAGGCTCATGGGGGCGCTCGATCGGATCGCGGTTGAAACAGGGGCGGCAGTTCTCTGTCTCGATCGACCTAACCCGGCGTCCCTTCTTGCGGAAAGGATCCGCTGGCGGGCAAAACTGAGACTCATGGAAGAGGAGGAAAGCCGCTCTTTCTGCGAGAATCCGGAAGGGGGATCCGGTCTTGACCGGGCCCGCGATAAGATTCAACCTCACCGCTATTTTACCGAGCTTTGGATTACGGACCGCTTTTTCAGTAACCTCGGAACCGTCAATTGGTTCAGAATTGCCGATGGCGGGGTACTCAGACCTGCACATCTCTATTCCACCGACGGGGAGTAA
- the eno gene encoding phosphopyruvate hydratase: MAQIVKVMGREILDSRGNPTVEADVILEDGSMGRAAVPSGASTGVHEAVELRDGDKSRYLGQGTRNAVGHVNAEIAGGIEGMDAVRQEEIDLKMIELDGTKNKGRLGANAILAVSMAVARAAAQSQKTPLYRYLGGVSASLLPVPMMNIMNGGAHADNSVDFQEFMICPYGASCFAQALRMGSEIFHTLKGVLKAKGYSTSVGDEGGFAPNLKSNEEAIEVILEAVEKAGYKAGIDVGLALDPASSEFYDAEKRKYIFKKSDGGAHDSAGMVKFWTEWVRQYPIVLIEDGMAEDDWEGWKALTDALGAEIELVGDDLFVTNTERLGRGISEGIANAILIKVNQIGSLTETMQAMQMAARAGYTAMVSHRSGETEDTFIADLVVATGAGQIKTGSASRTDRIAKYNQLLRIEEELGRSAKFAGREAFRQQKIRGYV; this comes from the coding sequence ATGGCCCAGATCGTGAAAGTCATGGGAAGAGAGATTCTTGATTCAAGAGGCAATCCAACCGTCGAAGCGGATGTAATTCTCGAGGATGGGAGCATGGGAAGGGCGGCGGTGCCGTCGGGAGCATCCACAGGCGTTCACGAGGCGGTCGAGCTTCGCGACGGAGACAAAAGCCGCTATCTCGGCCAGGGGACCAGAAACGCGGTGGGACACGTCAATGCCGAGATCGCCGGTGGGATCGAGGGCATGGATGCGGTACGCCAGGAAGAAATCGATCTTAAGATGATCGAGCTCGACGGCACGAAAAACAAGGGACGCCTTGGAGCGAATGCGATCCTGGCCGTTTCCATGGCGGTAGCCCGAGCGGCCGCCCAATCTCAAAAAACACCCCTATACCGATACCTCGGAGGGGTCTCTGCATCGCTCCTTCCTGTTCCAATGATGAACATAATGAATGGAGGGGCTCATGCCGACAATTCCGTAGACTTTCAGGAATTCATGATCTGCCCCTACGGGGCGTCCTGTTTCGCCCAGGCCTTGAGGATGGGATCCGAGATTTTCCATACTCTTAAGGGCGTACTTAAAGCAAAAGGATATTCAACCTCCGTAGGGGACGAAGGAGGATTTGCGCCAAACCTGAAGTCCAACGAGGAGGCGATTGAAGTGATCCTCGAAGCCGTGGAAAAGGCCGGGTATAAGGCCGGAATAGATGTCGGCCTCGCCCTTGACCCTGCTTCGAGCGAGTTCTATGACGCAGAGAAGAGGAAGTATATCTTCAAGAAGTCGGACGGCGGTGCCCACGATTCTGCCGGGATGGTCAAGTTCTGGACGGAGTGGGTCCGCCAATACCCCATCGTCTTGATTGAAGACGGGATGGCGGAAGACGACTGGGAAGGCTGGAAGGCCCTCACCGACGCCTTGGGAGCGGAGATCGAGCTCGTTGGCGACGACCTGTTCGTCACCAATACGGAACGGCTTGGCCGGGGCATCAGTGAAGGGATTGCCAACGCGATCCTTATCAAGGTCAATCAGATCGGCTCGCTCACGGAAACAATGCAGGCCATGCAAATGGCGGCACGGGCCGGATATACCGCCATGGTCTCCCACAGGTCGGGAGAAACCGAGGATACCTTTATCGCCGACCTTGTCGTGGCGACAGGGGCGGGCCAAATCAAGACAGGGTCGGCAAGTCGGACCGACCGCATCGCCAAATACAACCAGCTGCTTCGCATAGAGGAGGAATTGGGTCGATCTGCGAAGTTCGCAGGCAGGGAAGCCTTCCGTCAGCAGAAGATTAGGGGTTACGTTTAA
- the gpmA gene encoding 2,3-diphosphoglycerate-dependent phosphoglycerate mutase, protein MTKLVLLRHGESTWNKENRFTGWTDVGLSEKGREEAVQAGRVLLKEGFVFDMAFTSVLKRAIKTLWLALEEMDLMWIPIWHSWRLNERHYGALQGLNKAETAEKHGMDQVKIWRRSYDIRPPALTEDDERYPGKDPRYTHLKPEETPRTEALKDTIERFLPYWHETVAPALREGGRTIITAHGNSLRALVKYLDNIPDEEIAGLNIPTGIPLVYELDDDLKPIRSYYLGDAEAVERAAQAVADQLKKA, encoded by the coding sequence ATGACAAAGCTTGTGCTGCTCCGTCATGGCGAGAGCACTTGGAACAAGGAGAACCGTTTTACTGGATGGACAGACGTCGGTTTGAGCGAGAAAGGGAGAGAAGAAGCCGTCCAGGCCGGCAGGGTTCTCCTCAAAGAAGGGTTTGTCTTTGACATGGCCTTTACCTCGGTCCTTAAGCGGGCCATCAAGACCCTGTGGCTTGCCCTTGAGGAGATGGACCTCATGTGGATACCTATTTGGCACAGTTGGAGGCTTAATGAGAGACACTACGGGGCTTTACAGGGGCTGAACAAGGCAGAGACCGCCGAAAAGCACGGGATGGATCAGGTCAAGATCTGGCGGAGAAGTTACGATATACGTCCGCCGGCCCTCACGGAAGATGACGAGCGGTATCCCGGAAAGGACCCCCGTTACACGCACCTGAAGCCCGAGGAAACTCCCCGGACCGAAGCCTTGAAGGATACGATCGAGCGGTTCCTGCCTTACTGGCATGAGACCGTTGCGCCGGCCCTTAGAGAAGGCGGGAGGACGATTATCACAGCACACGGAAACAGCCTTCGCGCATTGGTCAAATATCTCGATAATATCCCGGATGAGGAGATTGCAGGGCTCAACATACCCACAGGGATACCGCTGGTGTATGAACTTGATGATGATTTGAAGCCGATTCGCAGTTACTACCTGGGTGACGCCGAGGCAGTGGAAAGGGCGGCTCAGGCCGTGGCAGACCAACTGAAGAAGGCATAA
- a CDS encoding efflux transporter outer membrane subunit, giving the protein MIRTIAAFILSLLLVGCATMAPDYMRPVPPVPGEWPEGAAYKATGAEQNGAVPLGLQWRAFYMDDKLRELMRIALDNNRDLRVASLNIERARGFYRIQFAALFPTLNAYASETAQRLPADLSYLGRPVVSRQFSYTVGFSSYELDFFGRVRSLKDQALEQYLATEQARRSVQISLLAEIAYAYLNRAADYERLKVSLDTLESQQASYKLVENKYRVGSASELDLRQAQTRVDAARVDIAYYTAQVAQDENGLALLLGSPVPSRLLVDELGTDKMFEDIIAGVSSEVLLRRPDIEQAEHQLKAANANIGAARAAFFPTVTLTTGAGTISGQLSGLFTSGQGTWIFAPQITLPIFDFGSRWANLAVSKADRDIAVARYERSIQTAFKEVADALAVRGTVGDQLAAQESLVQASAEAYRLSELRYAKGIDNYLGVLDSQRSLYVARLRLVSIRLAQLVNLVNLYKVLGGGEGE; this is encoded by the coding sequence ATGATACGGACCATCGCGGCATTCATCCTTTCCCTTCTCCTCGTTGGGTGCGCCACCATGGCGCCCGACTATATGCGCCCGGTGCCGCCCGTGCCGGGCGAATGGCCCGAGGGAGCGGCATATAAGGCGACCGGTGCGGAGCAGAACGGCGCGGTCCCCCTCGGTCTTCAGTGGCGGGCCTTCTACATGGACGACAAATTGCGCGAGCTTATGCGCATCGCCCTCGACAATAACCGGGACCTGAGGGTGGCAAGCCTGAATATCGAGAGAGCGCGCGGCTTTTACCGGATCCAGTTCGCCGCGTTATTTCCCACTTTGAACGCCTACGCTTCCGAAACCGCCCAGCGGCTGCCCGCCGATCTCTCCTACCTCGGCAGGCCCGTTGTCTCACGCCAATTCTCCTACACCGTCGGCTTCAGCTCCTATGAGCTCGACTTCTTCGGCCGCGTCAGGAGCCTCAAGGACCAGGCCCTGGAGCAATACCTTGCCACCGAGCAGGCCCGGCGCAGCGTCCAGATCTCCCTCCTTGCCGAAATAGCCTATGCATATCTCAACCGGGCGGCGGATTATGAGCGCCTGAAGGTGAGTCTCGATACCCTCGAGAGCCAACAGGCGTCTTACAAGCTCGTGGAAAATAAATACAGGGTAGGATCGGCGTCCGAGCTGGATCTCCGTCAAGCACAGACGCGGGTTGATGCCGCCCGTGTCGATATCGCCTACTATACTGCTCAGGTGGCTCAGGATGAAAACGGCCTGGCATTGCTCCTCGGTTCGCCGGTACCGAGCCGGCTGCTCGTTGATGAGCTGGGAACGGATAAGATGTTTGAAGATATCATCGCCGGGGTCTCTTCGGAGGTACTCCTTCGCCGTCCCGACATCGAGCAGGCTGAGCACCAGCTCAAGGCTGCCAATGCGAATATCGGGGCCGCACGGGCTGCTTTTTTCCCCACCGTCACCCTCACCACCGGCGCAGGCACCATAAGCGGCCAATTATCCGGGCTTTTCACATCCGGTCAGGGAACGTGGATTTTCGCGCCCCAGATAACCCTGCCTATCTTTGACTTCGGCTCGAGGTGGGCAAACCTCGCCGTCTCGAAAGCCGATCGCGACATTGCCGTTGCCCGGTATGAACGATCGATTCAGACAGCCTTCAAAGAAGTGGCCGATGCCCTCGCCGTCCGTGGGACGGTGGGCGATCAGTTGGCTGCCCAGGAGTCCCTCGTTCAGGCTTCGGCGGAGGCCTATCGCCTCTCTGAGCTCCGTTATGCAAAAGGGATCGATAATTATCTGGGCGTCCTTGATTCTCAGCGCTCCCTCTATGTGGCGCGATTAAGACTCGTCAGCATCCGGCTTGCCCAGCTTGTGAATCTGGTAAACCTTTACAAGGTGTTAGGTGGCGGAGAAGGAGAATAA